The DNA region ACATAAGTGAGCCCAAAGAGGTCTTTACTATGGCAGAAGAAAAGATAGCTGTACCATTACAAGCCTATACTCACGAGGAGGTTTTAAAAGCTGCCACAGAATATTTCAAAGGAGATACACTTGCTGCAGGAGTTTGGATGAATAAATATGCTTTAAAGAATTCCGAGGGAGATGTTTTTGAAAAAAACCCTGAGCAGATGCATCGTCGAATTGCTTCTGAGATAGCTCGCGTAGAGAAGAAATATCCAAATCCGATGTCTGAGGAGACTATTTTTGAGCTTCTGGATAGGTTTAAATATATTATTCCAGCTGGAAGTCCTATGGCAGGAATTGGTAATAATCTGCAAGTTTCAAGTTTGTCAAATTGTTTTGTGATTGGTAACGATGGTGAATCTGATAGTTATGGTGGTATCATGAAGATAGATCAAGAGCAGGTTCAGTTGATGAAGCGTAGAGGAGGAGTTGGTCATGACTTGTCTCATATTCGTCCTGCAGGTTCCAAAGTAAAAAACAGTGCTTTGACCTCTACCGGTATTGTTCCTTTTATGGAGCGTTACTCTAATTCAACTCGTGAAGTTGCTCAAGATGGACGAAGAGGAGCTTTAATGTTAAGTATTTCTGTAAAACACCCCGATACAGAAAAATTCATCGATGCTAAGATGGAGCAAGGTAAAGTGACAGGAGCAAATGTCTCTGTCAAAATTGATGATGATTTTATGCAGGCTCTCAAGGAAAACAAACCTTATCGTCAGCAATATCCAATCGAATCTGAGAATCCTAAAGTGGCTAAAGATGTTGATGCTAAAGGATTGTGGGATAAGATTATTCATAACGCTTGGTCTTCTGCAGAACCAGGTATCTTGTTCTGGGATACAGTGATTAAAGAATCTGTACCTGATAGTTATGCTGATATGGGATTTAAAACCGTATCTACCAACCCATGTGGTGAGATTCCACTTTGTCCTTATGATAGCTGTCGTCTTCAGGCCATCAATTTGTATAGTTATGTGGATCAGCCATTTACTGACCAAGCAAAATTCAACACAGAGAAATTTATCAAGCACGTTCATTATGCTCAAAGAATGATGGATGATGTGATTGATTTAGAGATAGAAAAAGTGGATGCTATTATTGCAAAGATTGATAGTGATCCAGAAACAAAGGAAGTAAAAAGAGTAGAAAAAAACCTTTGGGAAAATATTAAACGTAAAACTATTGAAGGTCGTCGTACTGGACTAGGGATAACAGCTGAAGGTGATATGTTGGCTGCTTTAGGTATGCGTTATGGTTCTGATGAAGCGATTAAGTTTTCAACAGAAATTCACCAGCTTTTAGCCACAGAGGCTTATAGAAACAGTGTTAACTTAGCAAAAGACCGTGGCGCTTTCCCTATCTTTAATTATGATAGAGAAGCCAATAACCCTTTTATTAAAAGAATAGGGGAGTCAGCTCCTGAGGTTTTGGAGCAAATGAAAGAACATGGCCGAAGAAATATTGCCATTTTAACCATAGCTCCAACGGGTAGCGTGAGTATTTGTACTCAAACCACTTCTGGTATAGAGCCTGTTTTCTTGGTGTCTTATAAGCGAAGGAAAAAAGTAAATCCTAATGATAGGAATGTAACTGTAAGTTTCGTAGACGAGATTGGCGATAGTTGGGAAGAATATAATGTATTCCACCCTAAGTTTTTGAAATGGTTGACAGTAAAGGGTTATGATACAGATGTAGTAAAGGCATATGATGATGCCGAGTTACAAAAGTTAATTGATATCTCTCCATATAGTAAAGCTACCTCTAATGATATTGATTGGGTAGCAAAAGTAAAAATGCAAGGTGCTATTCAGAAATGGGTAGATCATTCCATCAGCGTCACCGTAAACCTCCCTTCTGATGCTACAGAAGAGTTGGTGAGTAACGTATACCAGACAGCTTGGGAAGCAGGTTGTAAAGGAATGACGATTTATCGTGATGGTTCTCGTTCTGGAGTTTTAGTTTCTAATGATAAAAAAGAAGAGGATGATTCTACTTTTAAAGAAACTCAAGCCCCAACACGTCCTAAAAGATTACAATCTGATATATTGCGTTTCCAAAATGACTATGAGAAGTGGATTGCTGTTGTAGGATTATTAGATGGGAAACCTTACGAGGTGTTTACCGGAAAAGCAGATGATTTCTATTTACCACCTTGGGTGCATAATGGTGAGGTTATTAAATATAAAAAAGAAGGGGAACGTGCTCGTTACGATTTCCAATTCTCCGACAAACAAGGGTATAAGGTAACTATTGAAGGTTTAAGTAGAAGTTTTGACAAGACATTCTGGAACTATGCTAAACTGATTTCCGGAATTCTACGTCACGGAATGCCTTTATACCAAGCAGTAGATTTAATTTCCAATTTAACTTTTGATACAGAAAGTATAAATACCTGGAAGAACGGTGTAGTTAGATCTTTAAAAAAGTATATACCTGATGGAACTAGTGCAGCCAAAAACAAGTGTCCAGAGTGCGACGTGCCCGATGGTCTAGTTTATAAAGAAGGTTGTTTAACATGTAAGCATTGTGGTTATTCAAAATGTGAATAATAACGATTAAAATAAATAGAAAAGCCTCATTCATAATTTATTGGATGAGGCTTTGTTTTATTAGTATAGACAGGGTCACAATAAGAAGTATGAGGAGAGCTTTTTTTGTATAGGTCATGAAATGTATGTAAACCTCGTTACCATGCAATCATTCACATTAGGTAGGCGCCTATCAATACTAAAGCACTTGGGCTTTTCTGGCAGCTTCAATTCTATTTCTTACATCCAATTTGGTGAAAATATTTCGAGTATGGGTTTTTACTGTGGAAACAGAAACGAATAGCTTCTCAGCAATCTCATCATTCTTCAAACCTTTGGAGATTAATAAAAGCACTTCTATTTCTCGTTCTGATAGACCGTATTCTTCTACATTTTTGTAGAAGATGCTTCTTTCATCCTCCTCACTTTCATTCTCGTTTTGGCTCTCGTATTCCTCTATTCTTTGAATATATTCTTGAATATCATAACGCATTTGTTCTACTATTAATCTATTATTCCTACGGCGTAAACGAGAAATAACAATAAACACCGATACTGTAATTAATAAGAAGCCAATGGTTAATAATTGAATGATGTTTTGGGACTTCTGAAGTTTTGCTTTGGTTTGGTAGTTTTGAATTTCTTTGTCTTGGATTTCCTTTTTATAAATGCTTTCTAATGAGGCTATATTTCTTTTGGTTTCCTCACTACGAATACTATCTCTTAGCGTGATAACTGTTTGAAAGCTTTCTAAAGCCAAACGATAGTCTGTAGCTTGAATATAATGATCAGATAAGGCTTGATAAGCTTTGATGCTGATCTCGGGAGTCTCTATATTCTGAGCAATTTCTAGCCCTTTTTGAATGTTTTCGAGAGCTAAGCTTGGCTGTTGTAAATGATCGTAATTGATTCCTGAATTAATATAGGCATTACTCAGGTATCGCTGAACCTTGTATTCTATTAATTTAGGAAATGCTTTTTGAAAGTATTCGTTGGAAGTGATATAATCCCCTTGTTTTTGATAAAGCATGGCCAAATTATAATAATCCACAGAGTAGTCTGCTTTATAATTTCTTTTTAAACCAATCACTAAAGCTTCGGAATAATAATAAAGTGCAGAGTCGTATCGCTCTGTGAGCA from Lentimicrobium sp. L6 includes:
- a CDS encoding adenosylcobalamin-dependent ribonucleoside-diphosphate reductase is translated as MAEEKIAVPLQAYTHEEVLKAATEYFKGDTLAAGVWMNKYALKNSEGDVFEKNPEQMHRRIASEIARVEKKYPNPMSEETIFELLDRFKYIIPAGSPMAGIGNNLQVSSLSNCFVIGNDGESDSYGGIMKIDQEQVQLMKRRGGVGHDLSHIRPAGSKVKNSALTSTGIVPFMERYSNSTREVAQDGRRGALMLSISVKHPDTEKFIDAKMEQGKVTGANVSVKIDDDFMQALKENKPYRQQYPIESENPKVAKDVDAKGLWDKIIHNAWSSAEPGILFWDTVIKESVPDSYADMGFKTVSTNPCGEIPLCPYDSCRLQAINLYSYVDQPFTDQAKFNTEKFIKHVHYAQRMMDDVIDLEIEKVDAIIAKIDSDPETKEVKRVEKNLWENIKRKTIEGRRTGLGITAEGDMLAALGMRYGSDEAIKFSTEIHQLLATEAYRNSVNLAKDRGAFPIFNYDREANNPFIKRIGESAPEVLEQMKEHGRRNIAILTIAPTGSVSICTQTTSGIEPVFLVSYKRRKKVNPNDRNVTVSFVDEIGDSWEEYNVFHPKFLKWLTVKGYDTDVVKAYDDAELQKLIDISPYSKATSNDIDWVAKVKMQGAIQKWVDHSISVTVNLPSDATEELVSNVYQTAWEAGCKGMTIYRDGSRSGVLVSNDKKEEDDSTFKETQAPTRPKRLQSDILRFQNDYEKWIAVVGLLDGKPYEVFTGKADDFYLPPWVHNGEVIKYKKEGERARYDFQFSDKQGYKVTIEGLSRSFDKTFWNYAKLISGILRHGMPLYQAVDLISNLTFDTESINTWKNGVVRSLKKYIPDGTSAAKNKCPECDVPDGLVYKEGCLTCKHCGYSKCE
- a CDS encoding tetratricopeptide repeat protein → MTCNTFSIMPILGRNVLLILSLLLSLYSCEDKEVNTTDYSLPFNEILDTKLKAEQIDSIYDAALSLPNTKSRVDVLLNIYRKSLKARPIRFDILDTAIFMAENLDYKEGLAYGHDRKGLNFRYHSNFQESLTEHMKSLNYYRQVVDTFGTLRCLNNLGVVLRKLNHEQEAMKYYLEALKMARSINNEKNIAISLNGIGNVFVNIEQYDKAMVYFREALALEKKNGNQRGINYDLSNIGEAFMLTERYDSALYYYSEALVIGLKRNYKADYSVDYYNLAMLYQKQGDYITSNEYFQKAFPKLIEYKVQRYLSNAYINSGINYDHLQQPSLALENIQKGLEIAQNIETPEISIKAYQALSDHYIQATDYRLALESFQTVITLRDSIRSEETKRNIASLESIYKKEIQDKEIQNYQTKAKLQKSQNIIQLLTIGFLLITVSVFIVISRLRRRNNRLIVEQMRYDIQEYIQRIEEYESQNENESEEDERSIFYKNVEEYGLSEREIEVLLLISKGLKNDEIAEKLFVSVSTVKTHTRNIFTKLDVRNRIEAARKAQVL